TTTGAATTGAAGTGCGGTGTTTTTTTGCGATTTTTTGTTGTCTAGAGGACTGAGAACGGAAAACATCACAATCGTTAAAATCCTATTGATGAAATATTAAACAACCCTGTTTTCTGTTATTATTCTCTGTATTCTGCACTTTCAAACAAAATGGTGTACCTATTCTCATATTCAACATTAGAACATATTTTGTTTTTTAATTAATATATCCTTGATCTATGCTCTAGACTATCTATTAGGCGATTTTTTACACAAAATGTGGTCTATTTTTCATTTATAAGCCTTCCTACTTTAAAATAATACGGCGTTAACACGCCTTGTCCTATCCGTTGTACTGTTTTTGGCATACAGCCCCATCTTATTTTAACTTGAAACGACTGTATTAAAGAATAACCCTCCTCTTTCAGATCTTCGCCAAAGCGGTTTACACCTCTTATACCGTCAAAGAGTAAAGGTTATTTTCTGAAATTTTGCATTATTTGAATAATCAGCTTTTTTTGTGGATCAGATAAATTTAGGAATAAACTAAGCAATTTCTTGTCTAAAGAGGATAAAAGTGATGTTGAGCTTTTTGAATCATCAATACCGTATTTTAACCATTGCTCCGATACATTAAGCCATTTAGATAAAGTAACTATCTTATTAGCAGAAGGCACTGACAAGCCGTTTAACCATTTATGTACGGCTTGTTGAGTAACGGGTTCTTCAGGGTGGCGTAAATTAAACCTTGTTGCTATATCACTGGTTTTTAAATGAGCTAAGTTTGCCATTTTCAGTGCTAATCGCAATCTGACCCCAAAATCTTCTTTTTCAGGACTAATATTCATAGTGGGCATTATGCTTGCATTTAAGATGAAAATGTAAACTTTATGGTTTTTATAAACCAAATGGTTTTCAATAGTTTTTTTACGGTAGAATATTTGCTTATGTAAAGCTAATGAATGATAAAGTCAGGTAAATGAAAAAATCAGTTATCACTCTCAGTATAATTTTTTTAGTAACAGCTTGTAGTTCTAACACTGAACTTGCATTCCAATATTATAAAGAGAAAAACTATCCTAAGGCTTTTAACTATTATGTTAAAGCAGCTGAAACAGAGCCTAATTCTCATAATCACATTAATTTGGGCTACTTTTATCAAAATGGATTAGGTACTGAGAAAAATATTGAATTAGCAGAA
Above is a window of Volucribacter amazonae DNA encoding:
- a CDS encoding helix-turn-helix domain-containing protein, yielding MNISPEKEDFGVRLRLALKMANLAHLKTSDIATRFNLRHPEEPVTQQAVHKWLNGLSVPSANKIVTLSKWLNVSEQWLKYGIDDSKSSTSLLSSLDKKLLSLFLNLSDPQKKLIIQIMQNFRK